In Fusarium falciforme chromosome 10, complete sequence, a single genomic region encodes these proteins:
- a CDS encoding Proline--tRNA ligase, giving the protein MAPQPSTAVDRKSDELIGITVSKTENFPQWYQEVVIKAEMVEYYGEVAGLFVLRPMTMFIWSEMRKWFQKHLDEMGIGEASFPLFLSSKSLAKEQDHIEGFAPELAWVTKAGEKNLDVPVAIRPTSEAIMYPYYSKWIRSHRDLPLRLNQWNSVVRWETKQTTPFLRTREFLWQEGHTAHLTEEEAGKEVLEILELYAKIYEDLLAVPVVRGRKTENERFAGGYYTMTLEGYIPSNGRGIQGATSHCLGQNFSKMFDIAVQDPAGEGHVHVWQNSWAFSTRVIGVMVMIHGDDKGLVLPPRVAKIQVVIVPVGISKKTTAEEKDQLLDQADEIRATLKKDAHLRVDVDAREGYTPAWKFNDWELKGVPLRLEFGPKDAMKGVVSYTQRYNNEKGTIPITEITTTVPKMLEEIQKGMYSRADATFKEHRRVVTAWDDVMGALDNKDLVLIPFCLDGKCEDQIKELTTKVEEEQGAPSMGMKSLCIPFEQPSALEEGTKCLNPECEKLAKQWTMYVQKLLDKIKSQEEQLKERAGSRSTVDPSSELSPGNGDVVSDAGSEQNQLDELPLSPATELASGPAFESRVRSILRDHVDNNSLNLQTSPESSAFVSSAIEEEPHDHWRNALTLVDGIPSPTLLSKQESRRLFERFSSLMGINQHFLDPRTFSDSMDLLYQNETSRIRQMQTMWYTEYLLVMAMGMLIGSPSEGSANPPGNSFFAEAIHRLPPMHKLGSHGILSVEILCLASLYLQWCDRKYDAYLYIGSAVRLAIALGCSLPHDEQQGLSSEITHRVRVWWTAYMLDRRLSAGLGLPTGTDDRQLRSEMPRPAAGFQNPLPMIINIKIAQVTGKITTSFYGNAALTRTELVKKIQETLQTLHDIGRSIPSALSIDFTDSSSTIARTSASLYLMLFLAIILCIRPILLQRVKEKVQASKDNSSRAPVSPAISRLCQTCQEAAIKTIRILSALREDKSIALFGYFDLDATFSAAFVLTMMGFVEGDLQEPPEGLKQAAEILKYLSNAGNSAAQRRLNDLKQFCLHVWSPTNMTDDWSWLKEGSVSSLDNSPANRQNFSGDGGGNPNLQADAMTTWGPAAWISWQSTATGGEDAVHLDFSASENFQMDLSHEAGDIYSSFNDPTLPLTGVDDVDWAEVGKMFHMRNI; this is encoded by the exons ATG GCTCCTCAACCCTCCACGGCAGTCGATAGGAAATCAGACGAACTCATCGGCATTACTGTCTCCAAAACCGAAAACTTCCCACAATGGTACCAAGAAGTTGTCATCAAGGCTGAAATGGTCGAGTACTATGGAGAAGTGGCCGGCCTCTTTGTCCTTCGCCCCATGACTATGTTTATCTGGAGCGAGATGCGCAAATGGTTCCAGAAACATCTGGACGAGATGGGTATCGGGGAAGCGAGCtttcctctctttctttcGTCCAAGTCACTCGCGAAAGAACAAGACCATATCGAAGGGTTTGCTCCTGAACTTGCCTGGGTCACCAAGGC CGGCGAAAAGAATCTCGATGTGCCCGTGGCCATTCGACCGACGTCCGAAGCGATCATGTATCCCTACTACAGCAAGTGGATCCGAAGTCATCGAGATCTCCCCCTGAGACTGAACCAGTGGAATTCTGTTGTTCGGTGGGAAACCAAACAGACCACGCCGTTTCTGCGGACAAGGGAGTTTCTTTGGCAAGAGGGCCACACGGCTCACCtgacagaggaagaagccgggAAAGAGGTCCTTGAGATCTTGGAGCTGTACGCAAAGATCTATGAAGATTTGCTCGCGGTGCCTGTTGTCCGAGGTCGTAAGACTGAAAACGAGCGGTTTGCGGGCGGTTACTATACCATGACGCTCGAGGGGTATATCCCATCGAACGGGCGTGGAATACAAGGTGCAACTTCGCATTGTCTTGGTCAGAATTTCAGCAAAATGTTTGACATTGCTGTTCAAGATCCAGCGGGCGAGGGACACGTTCACGTGTGGCAGAACTCGTGGGCATTTTCTACACGCGTCATCGGCGTTATGGTCATGATCCATGGCGATGACAAGGGCTTAGTGCTGCCGCCGCGTGTGGCCAAGATACAGGTTGTCATTGTCCCTGTTGGGATTAgcaagaagacgacggccgaggagaaggatcAGCTGTTGGACCAAGCGGACGAGATACGGGCGACGTTGAAGAAGGATGCCCATTTGCGGGTAGATGTTGACGCGCGAGAGGGGTATACGCCTGCGTGGAAGTTTAACGATTGGGAACTTAAAGGAGTTCCGCTGAGGTTGGAATTCGGGCCTAAAGATGCTATGAAGGGCGTGGTGAGTTATACACAGAGGTACAACAACGAAAAGGGAACGATTCCGATCACCGAAATTACGACCACGGTTCCCAAGATGTTGGAGGAGATACAGAAGGGCATGTACAGCCGGGCTGATGCTACGTTCAAAGAGCACCGACGAGTTGTTACGGCCTGGGACGATGTGATGGGGGCTTTGGATAATAAGGATCTGGTGTTGATCCCGTTTTGTCTGGATGGGAAATGTGAGGATCAGATCAAGGAGTTGACTACaaaggttgaggaggagcagggtGCGCCTTCGATGGGGATGAAGAGCCTGTGCATCCCGTTCGAGCAGCCTAGTGCTCTCGAAGAGGGGACCAAGTGCTTGAACCCCGAGTGCGAGAAGCTGGCAAAGCAGTGGACAAT GTACGTGCAGAAGCTCCTTGATAAGATAAAGAGCCAAgaggagcagctcaaggaaCGAGCCGGGT CGAGGTCTACTGTAGACCCAAGTTCAGAGCTGAGTCCCGGTAATGGCGATGTTGTCTCTGATGCAGGTTCCGAGCAGAATCAGTTGGACGAGCTGCCCTTGAGTCCAG CTACGGAGCTCGCATCTGGGCCAGCCTTTGAATCAAGGGTGCGGTCAATATTGCGGGATCACGTCGACAACAACAGCCTCAATCTCCAAACATCTCCCGAAAGCTCTGCATTCGTCTCTTCAGCCATCGAAGAAGAGCCTCATGACCATTGGAGGAATGCACTCACGCTAGTCGACGGTATTCCCTCACCAACTCTGTTGTCCAAGCAAGAATCTCGTCGACTGTTTGAGAGGTTCTCCTCACTGATGGGCATCAATCAGCACTTTCTCGACCCGAGAACATTTTCAGATTCCATGGATTTGCTCTATCAGAATGAAACCTCGCGCATAAGGCAGATGCAGACAATGTGGTACACCGAGTACCTTCTAGTAATGGCCATGGGCATGCTCATCGGCTCACCCAGCGAAGGATCAGCAAACCCTCCTGGGAATTCGTTCTTTGCTGAGGCGATTCATCGACTTCCGCCGATGCACAAGCTGGGCTCTCACGGGATTTTGTCTGTTGAGATTTTGTGCTTGGCTAGTCTTTATCTACAATGGTGCGATCGTAAATACGACGCGTACCTCTAT ATCGGTAGTGCCGTCCGTCTTGCCATCGCCTTGGGCTGTTCTCTGCCTCACGACGAGCAACAAGGACTCTCTTCAGAGATCACCCACCGTGTGAGAGTATGGTGGACAGCATATATGCTGGACCG CCGTCTTTCGGCAGGCCTTGGTCTTCCAACAGGGACTGATGACCGTCAACTCCGGTCAGAGATGCCTCGCCCAGCTGCCGGCTTCCAAAACCCTCTGCCCAtgatcatcaacatcaagatAGCGCAAGTGACGGGCAAGATCACCACAT CTTTCTACGGCAATGCTGCTCTCACACGCACTGAGCTCGTGAAAAAGATACAAGAGACGCTACAGACTTTACATGATATAGGACGCTCAATACCGAGTGCCCTGTCTATAGATTTTACTGATTCTTCGTCAACAATTGCGAGAACAAGCGCATCTTTGTACCTGATGCTATTCCTG GCCATCATACTGTGCATCCGACCAATATTACTCCAGAgagtcaaggagaaggtgcAGGCATCAAAAGATAATAGTTCACGGGCACCCGTATCTCCAGCTATAAGCCGTCTGTGTCAGACATGTCAAGAGGCCGCCATCAAGACGATCCGGATACTCTCCGCCCTACGCGAGGATAAAAGTATTG CGTTGTTTGGCTACTTCGATCTCGATGCTACCTTTTCGGCGGCGTTTGTGCTGACCATGATGGGCTTCGTCGAGGGAGACCTCCAAGAACCACCCGAAGGTCTCAAACAAGCGGCAGAGATTCTCAAGTACTTGTCCAACGCCGGAAATTCAGCAGCTCAGCGACGCTTGAACGATCTGAAGCAGTTCTGCCTTCACGTCTGGTCACCGACCAACATGACAGACGACTGGTCCTGGCTCAAGGAGGGAAGCGTATCCAGTCTCGATAATTCACCCGCAAACCGCCAGAACTTTTCCGGAGATGGCGGTGGCAACCCAAACTTGCAAGCGGACGCCATGACGACCTGGGGACCGGCCGCGTGGATATCGTGGCAGTCTACGGCGACGGGTGGCGAGGACGCGGTGCATCTTGACTTTAGCGCGTCTGAGAACTTTCAGATGGATCTGAGTCATGAGGCTGGTGACATTTACTCTAGTTTCAACGATCCGACGCTGCCGTTGACGGGTGTGGATGATGTGGATTGGGCAGAGGTTGGCAAGATGTTTCACATGAGGAATATTTAG